A region from the Lolium perenne isolate Kyuss_39 chromosome 4, Kyuss_2.0, whole genome shotgun sequence genome encodes:
- the LOC127328522 gene encoding uncharacterized protein gives MEMNSDDSMSLSSESGWSSSDDSDIEELLQDDDVEMMSLLVDVQEIEDRAKLLDHRRGSVMGREYIYRNRGFGHEQPWVVGTLNDINVLNRSPLFARLVSGDAPTCNYKVMNHEYSMGYYLTDGIYPEWATLVKSIKEKNGVPLTKKQAHFTRAQEAARKDIERAFGILQARFAIVRGPARFWDKKTLQDIMTCCVILHNMILEDERGLNLPCFYDNVGTRVQPERNPNRVEAFLEAHHAIENANTHCQLRDDLVEHHWQLDGRRQGS, from the exons ATGGAGATGAACTCCGACGACTCCATGTCGTTGTCCTCCGAGTCCGGTTGGTCTTCGTCGGACGATTCGGACATTGAGGAGTTGCTTCAAGACGATGACGTGGAGATGATGAGCCTCCTCGTCGACGTCCAAGAGATCGAAGACCGCGCAAAGCTGTTGGATCATAGGAGAGGATCGGTGATGGGGCGAGAGTACATTTACCGCAACCGTGGTTTCGGGCACGAGCAACCGTGGGTCGTAG GTACACTCAATGATATCAACGTGCTCAATAGATCTCCTTTGTTTGCAAGATTAGTTTCTGGAGATGCTCCAACTTGCAACTACAAGGTCATGAACCATGAGTACTCAATGGGATACTATCTCACCGATGGCATTTATCCCGAGTGGGCAACTCTTGTGAAGTCCATCAAGGAGAAAAATGGTGTGCCCCTAACAAAAAAACAAGCTCATTTCACAAGGGCACAAGAGGCAGCCCGCAAAGATATTGAGAGAGCTTTCGGTAttttgcaagcaaggtttgccatAGTCCGGGGTCCAGCTCGTTTTTGGGACAAGAAGACCTTGCAGGacatcatgacatgttgtgtgattctaCACAACATGATCCTAGAGGATGAGAGAGGGTTAAACCTCCCTTGcttctatgacaatgttggcacccgTGTGCAACCGGAAAGGAACCCCAATCGCGTAGAAGCTTTTCTTGAAGCACATCATGCGATTGAGAATGCGAACACTCATTGTCAACTCCGGGATGATCTTGTAGAGCACCATTGGCAGTTGGATGGGCGGCGCCAAGGCTCATGA
- the LOC127332496 gene encoding protein SPIRAL1-like 1 has protein sequence MSRGGSAGGGQSSLGYLFGGGEPPKPAVAPAAAAPPVPAEALPAAGVPTEKASPVKGEVSKQIPAGIPGSQTNNYQRADGQNTGNFLTDRPSTKVHAAPGGGSSLGYLFGGN, from the exons ATGAGTCGTGGTGGAAGTGCTGGTGGAGGCCAAAGTTCTCTTGGTTACCTCTTTGGAGGCGGCGAACCTCCTAAACCAGCAGTTGCACCAGCTGCAGCTGCACCACCAGTACCAGCTGAAGCTCTACCAGCAGCAGGCGTTCCTACTGAGAAAGCGTCGCCAGTAAAGGGTGAGGTCTCCAAGCAGATTCCAGCTGGTATTCCAGGCAGCCAAACCAATAACTACCAGCGAGCTGATGGCCAGAACACTGGCAACTTCCTTACG GACCGTCCTTCAACCAAGGTCCATGCTGCTCCTGGCGGCGGCTCCTCCCTGGGCTACCTGTTTGGTGGAAACTGA